A stretch of Natator depressus isolate rNatDep1 chromosome 2, rNatDep2.hap1, whole genome shotgun sequence DNA encodes these proteins:
- the PPDPFL gene encoding pancreatic progenitor cell differentiation and proliferation factor-like protein: MASVPSAGCLLAKNQYYRTRLNSESSVSSGSSSFCSDPVNFSDQEKAHHGLPELFDKCWWIKNFFHSETSASPNVSGKTLSTSSVAS; the protein is encoded by the exons ATGGCATCTGTGCCTTCAGCTGGCTGCCTCCTGGCCAAGAATCAGTACTACAGAA CTCGATTGAATTCTGAATCCAGTGTTTCATCAGGCAGTTCATCCTTCTGTTCTGATCCTGTGAACTTCTCAGACCAGGAAAAAGCCCACCATG GGTTACCTGAATTATTTGATAAATGCTGGTGGATAAAAAACTTTTTCCACTCTGAAACATCTGCTTCTCCAAATGTGAGTGGAAAAACATTATCGACCAGCAG TGTTGCAAGTTGA